The following proteins are encoded in a genomic region of Henckelia pumila isolate YLH828 unplaced genomic scaffold, ASM3356847v2 CTG_298:::fragment_3, whole genome shotgun sequence:
- the LOC140870921 gene encoding wall-associated receptor kinase 2-like isoform X1: MNSNTPISKDTYIAKPGCQSKCGNLTVPYPFGIGLNSGCSISPFFDINCNTSFDPPKAFLHISDDIEVISISDSKVQIRNQLAWNCYSSDTVTGDNELRINLTATPFSLSSENKLTVVGCDDYSLATLNTSLNQGNYISSCVAICSKTAELRNGSCAGIGCCKASIPRGLQYIYVGLSSLRNHGNVTSFNPCSYSFIGDGSRYTFQVSDVSDSSPANKIIETVPLLLDWVVGNQSCYQLQNTTGVCQGASVCVDSGTNIKGYRCNCTRGYEGNPYLSPGCQDINECEYNPCSDKAICTNLPGSYNCSCPYSYVGDGRKDGIGCVYLNLPKRNVARTGLAAGSGLLIILVLATSFWLYKVLKKRKLKRRRQMFFKRNGGLLLQQQISAGDHELQKIRFFTAKELEKATDRFNERRILGCGGQGTVYKGMLFDGRIVAVKMSKKVDENQLEEFINEVFILSQINHRNVVKLLGCCLETEVPLLAYEFISNGTLYDLIHDDTAGFPFSWDMRLRIATEVASPLAYLHSATSIPIFHRDIKSSNILLDEKYRAKVSDFGISRLVSMDQTHLTTKVKGTFGYVDPEYFQTSKFTEKSDVYSFGVILVELLTGQKPLSTSETEEERSSVKRFILTMEENKLQTVLDPKILDQGITDEQLSVANLALRCLNLHGKKRPSMRDVASELESINTRENPSFVELEDQEMMGVETESIDFSDEESIWK; encoded by the exons ATGAACTCAAACACTCCCATATCTAAAGATACCTACATTGCCAAGCCTGGCTGCCAAAGCAAGTGTGGGAATTTAACAGTTCCTTACCCTTTTGGTATCGGCTTAAATTCAGGTTGTTCCATTAGCCCATTCTTCGACATCAACTGTAACACATCATTCGACCCTCCAAAGGCCTTTCTTCACATCAGCGATGACATCGAAGTTATATCTATATCTGACTCCAAAGTTCAAATCAGGAACCAATTAGCCTGGAACTGCTACTCCAGCGATACAGTTACCGGAGATAATGAGCTTAGAATCAATTTGACGGCAACACCCTTCAGCCTTTCAAGTGAAAATAAGCTCACGGTTGTGGGATGTGATGATTATTCTTTAGCAACACTGAATACCAGTTTAAATCAGGGTAATTACATCAGCTCGTGCGTTGCCATCTGCTCCAAAACAGCAGAGCTGAGAAATGGTTCTTGTGCAGGAATTGGCTGTTGCAAAGCTTCTATACCTAGGGGTCTCCAGTACATATATGTTGGCCTGTCCAGCCTGAGAAATCACGGTAATGTCACGTCTTTTAACCCGTGTAGCTATTCGTTTATTGGAGATGGGAGTAGATACACATTTCAAGTCTCTGACGTGTCAGATTCATCCCCAGcaaacaaaataatagaaactgTGCCACTCCTGTTAGATTGGGTTGTAGGGAATCAGAGTTGCTATCAACTTCAGAATACTACAGGAGTATGCCAGGGAGCGAGTGTTTGTGTTGATTCCGGCACAAACATCAAAGGATACCGGTGTAATTGCACTCGAGGATATGAGGGGAATCCATATCTCAGCCCTGGCTGCCAAG ATATCAATGAATGTGAGTACAATCCATGCTCTGATAAGGCCATCTGCACAAATCTTCCAGGTTCTTATAATTGTTCTTGTCCTTATAGTTATGTTGGTGACGGCAGAAAAGACGGCATTGGCTGCGTTTATCTAAATCTTCCAAAAAGAAATGTGGCACGCACAG GTTTAGCCGCCGGCTCTGGGCTACTTATAATTTTAGTGTTGGCAACTAGCTTTTGGTTGTACAAAGTGTTGAAGAAGAGGAAGCTAAAAAGGAGGCGACAAATGTTTTTCAAACGAAATGGTGGCCTTTTGCTACAGCAACAGATATCAGCTGGTGATCATGAACttcaaaaaataagattttttacTGCAAAAGAGTTGGAGAAAGCCACGGATCGATTCAATGAAAGACGAATACTTGGGTGTGGAGGTCAAGGTACAGTCTATAAAGGCATGTTGTTTGATGGAAGGATTGTTGCAGTAAAAATGTCCAAGAAAGTAGATGAAAACCAGCTAGAAGAGTTCATAAACGAGGTTTTCATACTATCCCAAATCAATCACAGAAATGTGGTTAAGTTGCTAGGATGTTGTTTAGAGACTGAAGTACCATTACTGGCTTACGAATTCATTTCAAATGGAACATTATATGATCTTATCCATGACGACACCGCCGGTTTTCCATTTTCATGGGATATGCGATTAAGAATAGCTACAGAAGTAGCAAGTCCTCTAGCCTACCTGCATTCTGCTACTTCAATTCCTATTTTCCACAGGGACATCAAGTCTAGTAACATCCTATTGGACGAGAAGTACCGGGCCAAAGTATCAGATTTTGGGATCTCAAGATTAGTTTCCATGGATCAGACACACTTAACTACCAAGGTGAAAGGGACGTTTGGCTATGTAGACCCTGAGTACTTTCAAACAAGCAAATTCACAGAGAAGAGTGATGTTTACAGCTTTGGGGTCATTCTTGTTGAGCTTTTAACAGGGCAAAAACCATTATCTACCAGTGAAACAGAAGAAGAGAGAAGCTCAGTAAAGCGTTTCATCCTGACCATGGAAGAGAACAAACTGCAGACGGTTCTTGATCCTAAAATCTTGGATCAAGGCATAACTGATGAGCAACTTTCGGTAGCTAATCTGGCTTTAAGATGCTTGAATTTACATGGGAAGAAAAGACCAAGTATGAGAGACGTGGCATCAGAGTTGGAGAGTATTAACACACGTGAAAATCCCTCATTTGTCGAACTGGAAGATCAAGAAATGATGGGGGTTGAAACCGAATCCATAGATTTCTCGGATGAAGAATCAATCTGGAAATGA
- the LOC140870921 gene encoding putative wall-associated receptor kinase-like 11 isoform X2, giving the protein MNSNTPISKDTYIAKPGCQSKCGNLTVPYPFGIGLNSGCSISPFFDINCNTSFDPPKAFLHISDDIEVISISDSKVQIRNQLAWNCYSSDTVTGDNELRINLTATPFSLSSENKLTVVGCDDYSLATLNTSLNQGIGCCKASIPRGLQYIYVGLSSLRNHGNVTSFNPCSYSFIGDGSRYTFQVSDVSDSSPANKIIETVPLLLDWVVGNQSCYQLQNTTGVCQGASVCVDSGTNIKGYRCNCTRGYEGNPYLSPGCQDINECEYNPCSDKAICTNLPGSYNCSCPYSYVGDGRKDGIGCVYLNLPKRNVARTGLAAGSGLLIILVLATSFWLYKVLKKRKLKRRRQMFFKRNGGLLLQQQISAGDHELQKIRFFTAKELEKATDRFNERRILGCGGQGTVYKGMLFDGRIVAVKMSKKVDENQLEEFINEVFILSQINHRNVVKLLGCCLETEVPLLAYEFISNGTLYDLIHDDTAGFPFSWDMRLRIATEVASPLAYLHSATSIPIFHRDIKSSNILLDEKYRAKVSDFGISRLVSMDQTHLTTKVKGTFGYVDPEYFQTSKFTEKSDVYSFGVILVELLTGQKPLSTSETEEERSSVKRFILTMEENKLQTVLDPKILDQGITDEQLSVANLALRCLNLHGKKRPSMRDVASELESINTRENPSFVELEDQEMMGVETESIDFSDEESIWK; this is encoded by the exons ATGAACTCAAACACTCCCATATCTAAAGATACCTACATTGCCAAGCCTGGCTGCCAAAGCAAGTGTGGGAATTTAACAGTTCCTTACCCTTTTGGTATCGGCTTAAATTCAGGTTGTTCCATTAGCCCATTCTTCGACATCAACTGTAACACATCATTCGACCCTCCAAAGGCCTTTCTTCACATCAGCGATGACATCGAAGTTATATCTATATCTGACTCCAAAGTTCAAATCAGGAACCAATTAGCCTGGAACTGCTACTCCAGCGATACAGTTACCGGAGATAATGAGCTTAGAATCAATTTGACGGCAACACCCTTCAGCCTTTCAAGTGAAAATAAGCTCACGGTTGTGGGATGTGATGATTATTCTTTAGCAACACTGAATACCAGTTTAAATCAGG GAATTGGCTGTTGCAAAGCTTCTATACCTAGGGGTCTCCAGTACATATATGTTGGCCTGTCCAGCCTGAGAAATCACGGTAATGTCACGTCTTTTAACCCGTGTAGCTATTCGTTTATTGGAGATGGGAGTAGATACACATTTCAAGTCTCTGACGTGTCAGATTCATCCCCAGcaaacaaaataatagaaactgTGCCACTCCTGTTAGATTGGGTTGTAGGGAATCAGAGTTGCTATCAACTTCAGAATACTACAGGAGTATGCCAGGGAGCGAGTGTTTGTGTTGATTCCGGCACAAACATCAAAGGATACCGGTGTAATTGCACTCGAGGATATGAGGGGAATCCATATCTCAGCCCTGGCTGCCAAG ATATCAATGAATGTGAGTACAATCCATGCTCTGATAAGGCCATCTGCACAAATCTTCCAGGTTCTTATAATTGTTCTTGTCCTTATAGTTATGTTGGTGACGGCAGAAAAGACGGCATTGGCTGCGTTTATCTAAATCTTCCAAAAAGAAATGTGGCACGCACAG GTTTAGCCGCCGGCTCTGGGCTACTTATAATTTTAGTGTTGGCAACTAGCTTTTGGTTGTACAAAGTGTTGAAGAAGAGGAAGCTAAAAAGGAGGCGACAAATGTTTTTCAAACGAAATGGTGGCCTTTTGCTACAGCAACAGATATCAGCTGGTGATCATGAACttcaaaaaataagattttttacTGCAAAAGAGTTGGAGAAAGCCACGGATCGATTCAATGAAAGACGAATACTTGGGTGTGGAGGTCAAGGTACAGTCTATAAAGGCATGTTGTTTGATGGAAGGATTGTTGCAGTAAAAATGTCCAAGAAAGTAGATGAAAACCAGCTAGAAGAGTTCATAAACGAGGTTTTCATACTATCCCAAATCAATCACAGAAATGTGGTTAAGTTGCTAGGATGTTGTTTAGAGACTGAAGTACCATTACTGGCTTACGAATTCATTTCAAATGGAACATTATATGATCTTATCCATGACGACACCGCCGGTTTTCCATTTTCATGGGATATGCGATTAAGAATAGCTACAGAAGTAGCAAGTCCTCTAGCCTACCTGCATTCTGCTACTTCAATTCCTATTTTCCACAGGGACATCAAGTCTAGTAACATCCTATTGGACGAGAAGTACCGGGCCAAAGTATCAGATTTTGGGATCTCAAGATTAGTTTCCATGGATCAGACACACTTAACTACCAAGGTGAAAGGGACGTTTGGCTATGTAGACCCTGAGTACTTTCAAACAAGCAAATTCACAGAGAAGAGTGATGTTTACAGCTTTGGGGTCATTCTTGTTGAGCTTTTAACAGGGCAAAAACCATTATCTACCAGTGAAACAGAAGAAGAGAGAAGCTCAGTAAAGCGTTTCATCCTGACCATGGAAGAGAACAAACTGCAGACGGTTCTTGATCCTAAAATCTTGGATCAAGGCATAACTGATGAGCAACTTTCGGTAGCTAATCTGGCTTTAAGATGCTTGAATTTACATGGGAAGAAAAGACCAAGTATGAGAGACGTGGCATCAGAGTTGGAGAGTATTAACACACGTGAAAATCCCTCATTTGTCGAACTGGAAGATCAAGAAATGATGGGGGTTGAAACCGAATCCATAGATTTCTCGGATGAAGAATCAATCTGGAAATGA
- the LOC140870968 gene encoding wall-associated receptor kinase-like 8 translates to MQQVSWLLHFATLVITHLCLSGNSRAIDLNNTTSESANVAKPGCASQCGNLTVPYPFGVGLLAGCSVDPTFDIICDTSFDPPKAFIGSDKLEVLGISDSNIRIRNRVASKCYDKYGNWKGNFDFTIDLTGTPFSISKENMLTVVGCDDVSYGLDDLGDFSSSCVTICSNIRDLSNGSCSGIGCCQASIPEGHQYMDVLLESLNNHNYVISFDRCGYSFLAEENSYDFRITDLVDSSFVDRTVETVPFLIDWEIGNQSCSSAESICKGKSDCVDSGTVLGGYRCNCSNGYAGNPYLSPGCQDINECEYNPCTEKAKCNNVPGSFYCSCPYGYVGDGLRDGRGCLFLRVPAETNRFAGLGIGLASCFLVAASFWLYEVLKKRRLDGRRYEYFKINGGLLLDQQVSADGHVLEKMKLFTAKELEKATDRFNESRILGRGGQGTVYKGMLPDGRVIAVKKSKKLNENQQQEFINEVIILSQVKHRNVVKLLGCCLDTEVPLLAYEFIPNGTLYDLIHDDSSVFPFPWDMRLRIAAEVARALDYLHYSTSTPVFHRDMKSNNVLLDEKYRAKVSDFGISRSVAIEQTHFTTKVKGTFGYLDPEYFQTSQFTDKSDVYSFGVILVELLTGQKPISSSTTEEERSLVTRFLSIMEENLLKTILDPQISEQGSEEEKVTLAKLAQRCLNLNRKKRPNMREVAMELERIRTSCQNPSFVETDSGKARVDTSVEKCIE, encoded by the exons ATGCAGCAAGTAAGCTGGCTTTTGCATTTTGCCACTCTTGTCATAACTCATTTGTGTCTATCAGGGAACTCCAGAGCCATAGACTTGAACAACACCACTTCTGAATCCGCAAATGTCGCCAAGCCCGGTTGCGCAAGCCAGTGTGGGAACTTGACCGTCCCATACCCGTTTGGTGTAGGCTTACTCGCTGGTTGCTCCGTCGACCCTACCTTCGACATCATATGTGACACATCTTTTGACCCTCCAAAGGCCTTCATAGGCTCGGACAAGCTTGAGGTCCTAGGCATATCCGACAGCAATATACGCATCAGAAACAGGGTGGCCTCCAAGTGCTATGATAAATATGGAAACTGGAAAGGGAACTTTGACTTCACTATTGACCTGACAGGGACTCCCTTTAGTATTTCCAAGGAAAACATGCTCACGGTTGTGGGATGTGATGATGTTTCCTACGGATTAGACGACTTGGGTGATTTCTCCAGTTCCTGCGTGACAATTTGCTCGAATATCCGGGACTTGAGCAATGGTTCTTGTTCTGGAATAGGATGCTGCCAGGCCTCAATTCCTGAAGGTCACCAATACATGGACGTTTTACTTGAATCCTTGAACAATCATAATTATGTTATATCTTTCGACAGATGCGGATACAGCTTTCTTGCAGAGGAGAATAGCTATGACTTTCGTATAACCGACTTGGTGGATTCATCATTTGTTGACCGAACGGTAGAAACTGTGCCGTTTCTGATTGATTGGGAAATTGGGAACCAAAGTTGCAGCTCAGCTGAGAGTATCTGCAAGGGAAAAAGTGACTGTGTCGATTCGGGTACGGTTCTTGGTGGATACCGCTGCAACTGCTCTAACGGGTACGCGGGTAATCCTTATTTGAGTCCAGGATGCCAAG ATATCAATGAGTGCGAGTACAATCCATGCACTGAAAAAGCCAAATGTAACAACGTTCCAGGCTCTTTCTATTGTTCCTGTCCTTATGGTTATGTTGGTGACGGCTTAAGAGACGGTCGTGGTTGCCTTTTTTTGCGCGTTCCAGCAGAAACCAACCGCTTTGCAG GACTAGGCATAGGCTTGGCAtcatgtttcttagtagcaGCCAGCTTTTGGCTGTACGAGGTATTGAAGAAGAGAAGATTAGATGGCCGGAGATATGAATACTTCAAGATAAATGGTGGGCTTCTGTTGGATCAACAAGTCTCAGCTGATGGGCATGTTCTTGAAAAAATGAAACTTTTCACTGCCAAAGAGTTGGAGAAGGCCACTGATCGATTCAACGAAAGTCGCATACTTGGCCGAGGAGGCCAAGGTACAGTCTACAAAGGCATGTTGCCTGACGGACGAGTCATAGCTGTTAAAAAGTCCaagaaattgaatgaaaatCAGCAACAAGAGTTCATAAACGAGGTCATAATCTTATCCCAAGTAAAACACAGAAATGTTGTCAAGTTACTAGGATGCTGTTTGGACACTGAAGTTCCATTGCTAGCTTATGAATTCATTCCGAATGGAACCTTATACGACCTTATCCATGATGATTCTTCTGTGTTTCCATTTCCATGGGATATGCGATTGAGAATAGCTGCGGAAGTAGCAAGGGCTTTGGACTACCTACATTACTCTACTTCCACTCCTGTTTTTCACAGAGACATGAAATCTAATAATGTTCTTTTAGATGAAAAGTATCGAGCCAAAGTATCAGACTTTGGGATTTCAAGATCTGTGGCCATAGAGCAGACTCACTTTACCACCAAAGTCAAAGGGACATTTGGGTACCTAGACCCTGAGTACTTTCAAACAAGCCAATTTACAGACAAAAGTGACGTTTATAGCTTCGGGGTGATCCTCGTTGAGCTTCTGACAGGGCAAAAACCGATATCTTCTAGTACAACCGAAGAAGAAAGAAGTTTGGTGACTCGTTTTCTATCAATCATGGAAGAGAATCTGCTGAAAACAATACTTGATCCTCAAATATCAGAACAAGGTTCGGAGGAAGAAAAGGTCACCTTAGCTAAGTTAGCACAAAGATGTTTGAATTTAAACCGGAAGAAAAGGCCAAACATGAGAGAAGTGGCGATGGAGTTGGAAAGAATCAGAACTTCATGTCAAAATCCGTCATTTGTTGAGACTGATTCTGGAAAAGCCAGAGTAGACACTTCTGTTGAGAAATGCATAGAATAA
- the LOC140870957 gene encoding exosome complex exonuclease RRP46 homolog isoform X2, whose translation MDIEREGGRGANQLRPMDCSRNVLNRAHGSGSCSHVLAAVYGPKSGTKKNENPEKACLEVIWKPKIGQIGKTDKEFEMILKRTLQNICLLTAHPNTTTSIIIQVVHDDGSLLPCAIHAACAALVDAGIPLKYLAVAICCCLVESGRIILDPNKTEEQRMKALVHLVFPSPVQSVLPEGSKDDGIITSLSHGVMTVDDYFQCVKHGRAAVAPLSNILKKKLQSQSPSDQSVTS comes from the exons ATGGATATAGAGAGAGAAGGTGGACGTGGAGCCAACCAATTGAGACCAATGGATTGTTCTCGCAATGTTCTAAATCGAGCGCATGGTTCTGGTAGCTGTTCTCATG TTCTTGCTGCTGTTTATGGGCCAAAATCTGGGACGAAAAAGAATGAGAATCCTGAAAAAGCATGTCTTGAGGTCATTTGGAAGCCTAAAATTGGGCAGATCG GAAAAACAGATAAGGAGTTTGAGATGATACTGAAAAGAACATTGCAAAATATTTGCCTTTTGACTGCTCACCCAAATACGACAACATCAATCATAATTCAG GTTGTCCATGATGATGGTTCG CTTCTTCCGTGTGCTATACATGCAGCATGCGCTGCCCTTGTAGATGCTGGAATCCCTTTGAAGTATCTTGCTG TTGCCATCTGTTGTTGCCTGGTTGAAAGTGGGCGTATTATTTTGGACCCTAACAAAACAGAGGAGCAG AGAATGAAAGCATTAGTACATCTGGTTTTCCCCAGCCCAGTTCAATCAGTGCTGCCTGAAGGATCAAAGGATGATGGCATTATTACATCTCTTTCACATGGTGTGATGACAG TTGATGATTACTTTCAATGTGTAAAACACGGTCGAGCCGCTGTCGCACCACTgtctaatattcttaaaaagAAATTA
- the LOC140870957 gene encoding exosome complex exonuclease RRP46 homolog isoform X1 has translation MDIEREGGRGANQLRPMDCSRNVLNRAHGSGSCSHGETRVLAAVYGPKSGTKKNENPEKACLEVIWKPKIGQIGKTDKEFEMILKRTLQNICLLTAHPNTTTSIIIQVVHDDGSLLPCAIHAACAALVDAGIPLKYLAVAICCCLVESGRIILDPNKTEEQRMKALVHLVFPSPVQSVLPEGSKDDGIITSLSHGVMTVDDYFQCVKHGRAAVAPLSNILKKKLQSQSPSDQSVTS, from the exons ATGGATATAGAGAGAGAAGGTGGACGTGGAGCCAACCAATTGAGACCAATGGATTGTTCTCGCAATGTTCTAAATCGAGCGCATGGTTCTGGTAGCTGTTCTCATG GGGAAACCAGAGTTCTTGCTGCTGTTTATGGGCCAAAATCTGGGACGAAAAAGAATGAGAATCCTGAAAAAGCATGTCTTGAGGTCATTTGGAAGCCTAAAATTGGGCAGATCG GAAAAACAGATAAGGAGTTTGAGATGATACTGAAAAGAACATTGCAAAATATTTGCCTTTTGACTGCTCACCCAAATACGACAACATCAATCATAATTCAG GTTGTCCATGATGATGGTTCG CTTCTTCCGTGTGCTATACATGCAGCATGCGCTGCCCTTGTAGATGCTGGAATCCCTTTGAAGTATCTTGCTG TTGCCATCTGTTGTTGCCTGGTTGAAAGTGGGCGTATTATTTTGGACCCTAACAAAACAGAGGAGCAG AGAATGAAAGCATTAGTACATCTGGTTTTCCCCAGCCCAGTTCAATCAGTGCTGCCTGAAGGATCAAAGGATGATGGCATTATTACATCTCTTTCACATGGTGTGATGACAG TTGATGATTACTTTCAATGTGTAAAACACGGTCGAGCCGCTGTCGCACCACTgtctaatattcttaaaaagAAATTA